One Glycine max cultivar Williams 82 chromosome 6, Glycine_max_v4.0, whole genome shotgun sequence DNA segment encodes these proteins:
- the LOC100792012 gene encoding polyphenol oxidase, chloroplastic, with protein MACIPPQSFVSAAYNVPSKSTTLPSSLHPFSQSQSTKYRKSKHHHTPRVTCNSGNQNKGEKPDIHIEQRRNILLGLGGLCGAATLNNNPFAFAAPISPPDLTTCGPPDLPEGAEPTNCCPPFSSTIIDFKFPPSNKPLRVRPAAHLVDKNYLAKYKKAIDLMKKLPANDPRNFMQQANVHCAYCTGSYDQVGFPGLELQVHSSWLFFPYHRWFLYFYERILGSLINDPTFALPFWNWDAPKGMQLPSIYADPKSPLYDPLRNANHQPPTLVDFDFNLDNPISNGRISTNLTIMYRQLVSNGKTPTLFLGNPYRAGDAPDPGGGSVEGVPHGPVHLWTGDINQPNIENMGDFYSAARDPIFYSHHSNVDRMWSIWKTLGGKRRDFTDSDWLESGLLFYDENKNLVRVKVKDCLDTRKLGYVYQDVEIPWLKSKPSPRRSRVQKVALGPHFNTGVARAAETSRNVQFPLVLDSVVSIVVKRPKKSRSKKEKEEEEEVLVIEGVEYDSNIPVKFDVLINDEDDKQIQPEDSEYAGSFVTVPHSHKHKNKKIITCLRLGLTDLLEELEAEDDDSVVVTLVPRYGKGRVQIGGIKIDLVAD; from the coding sequence atggcatgTATCCCTCCTCAGTCATTCGTGTCTGCAGCGTATAATGTTCCTTCCAAGTCTACCACTCTCCCTTCTTCCCTGCATCCATTTTCACAATCCCAATCCACTAAATATAGAAAATCAAAACACCATCACACTCCTAGAGTGACATGTAATAGTGGAAACCAAAACAAAGGAGAAAAACCAGATATTCATATAGAACAAAGGAGGAACATTCTACTTGGCCTAGGAGGGCTTTGTGGTGCTGCTACTCTTAACAACAACCCTTTTGCATTTGCTGCGCCAATATCTCCTCCAGACCTAACCACATGTGGTCCACCAGACCTACCTGAAGGTGCAGAACCCACAAATTGTTGCCCCCCATTTTCATCCACCATCATAGATTTCAAGTTTCCTCCTTCTAACAAACCTTTGCGTGTAAGACCAGCTGCACATTTAGTTGACAAAAATTATCTAGCCAAATACAAAAAAGCCATTGACCTCATGAAAAAACTCCCAGCTAACGATCCACGCAATTTCATGCAACAAGCAAACGTGCACTGCGCTTATTGCACTGGTTCATATGACCAAGTTGGGTTCCCTGGCCTTGAGCTCCAAGTGCACAGCTCTTGGCTCTTCTTTCCCTACCACCGATGGTTCCTCTATTTCTATGAGAGAATTTTGGGGAGCTTGATCAATGATCCAACATTTGCCCTTCCATTTTGGAACTGGGATGCTCCTAAGGGCATGCAACTTCCTTCCATTTATGCAGACCCCAAATCACCTCTTTATGACCCTCTTCGCAATGCGAATCACCAACCTCCAACACTTGTGGACTTTGACTTCAATCTTGACAATCCTATTTCCAATGGAAGAATCTCCACCAACCTCACCATAATGTATAGGCAACTTGTGTCTAATGGAAAAACTCCTACTTTGTTCCTTGGAAATCCTTATCGTGCCGGGGATGCGCCTGACCCTGGCGGTGGCTCAGTAGAGGGCGTTCCACATGGTCCGGTTCATCTATGGACAGGTGATATAAATCAACCAAACATTGAGAACATGGGGGATTTCTATTCTGCTGCAAGAGATCCTATTTTCTATTCTCACCATTCCAATGTTGATAGGATGTGGTCTATATGGAAAACACTTGGTGGGAAGAGAAGGGATTTCACCGACTCAGATTGGTTGGAATCTGGGCTCCTCTTCTACGATGAGAATAAGAACCTTGTGCGTGTGAAGGTCAAGGATTGTCTTGACACAAGAAAGCTAGGATATGTTTACCAAGATGTTGAAATTCCATGGTTAAAATCTAAGCCTTCACCGCGTAGGTCGAGGGTTCAAAAGGTAGCACTAGGACCACATTTTAATACTGGTGTAGCACGTGCTGCTGAGACTTCGAGGAATGTTCAGTTCCCATTGGTGTTGGATTCAGTTGTGAGCATAGTGGTGAAGAGGCCAAAAAAGTCGAGGAgcaagaaggagaaggaagaggaagaggaggttCTTGTGATTGAAGGGGTTGAGTATGACAGCAACATACCAGTGAAATTTGATGTGCTTATTAATGATGAAGATGATAAGCAGATTCAGCCAGAAGATTCGGAGTATGCAGGAAGCTTTGTGACTGTGCCTCATTCGCATAAGCACAAAAATAAGAAGATTATCACTTGTTTGAGGCTGGGACTGACAGATTTGTTGGAAGAATTGGAAGCAGAAGATGATGATAGTGTTGTGGTGACGTTGGTTCCGAGGTATGGGAAAGGGCGTGTCCAAATTGGAGGCATCAAGATAGATCTTGTtgcagattaa